DNA from Parageobacillus thermoglucosidasius:
GAGCAGATGATGTAACCAACCAAATCCGCACGGGACGCGCGGATGCAACGATCTCAACGCCATTTGCGGTTGATTTCTTAAATAAGGCAGCTGACGCGCAACAAAAAGTAGTTGGCGAAACGCTTTTGGATTCGAAGGTGTATTTCTTGTTTCGCAAAGATGAAACAAAGCTGCAAAAACGTATTGATGAAGCACTTGTTGAATTGAAAAAGGAAGGTGTTGTCAGGGAATTAAGCAAAAAATGGCTTGGAGCGGATTATACTGTTGAATTTTAATAAGGAGGTGACCGAGGATTGGGCAAAGCATTTGATATCACACTAGTCGGGGAATTTCTGCCACAGCTTGTCCAATATTTAGGAGTTACGCTGCAAATCCTGGCCGTCTCTACTGTGTTCGGAATCGTTATCGGAATAGCCGCTGCTATTCCGCGGCTTTTCCGCATTCCGATATTATCGCAGCTGGTGGTTGTCTATGTTTCGTTTATTCGCGGAACTCCAATATTAATTCAACTATTCTTGATTTTTTACGGTGTTCCGGCGCTGTTTCTGTTGTTTGACATTGATCTGACCAGAATGGACCCTTTATATTTCGTCATGATTACATACTCGCTCAGTAACGGCGCTGTCTTTTCCGAAATATTTCGGGGCGCCATTCAGGCGATTGACTATGGGCAGACGGAAGCGGCGTATTCTGTCGGGATGAGTGATTCACAAACCTTTTTCCGGATTATCATTCCTCAAGCCATCGGAATCGCTTTCCCAAATATGGCAAATTGCATCATAAGTTCATTAAAGGATACGTCTTTAGCATTCACCATTGGGGTAATGGATATGGTCGGGAGAGGAGAAACATTGATTGCTTCAACAGCCCATGCACTGGAAGTATATATTTCTCTTTCAATTATTTATTACATTGTTGTTCTTGTTCTCGAAAAACTATTCCGCTTGTTTGAAAAGAGAGTGAACCGGTATAAACCAGATGTGGTGTCCTCTGCTTAACGGGCCGTTGGAAAGGAGGGACAGCTTTGACAATTGATATTCCATTTATGTGGACTGCGTTCAAAGAAATTATAAAAGCATTGCCTGTGACAATGATGCTGACACTTATTCCGCTGTTTGTCGGATTTTTCATAGGACTCGTGGTAGCGTTGATCCGAGTGTATAAAGTGAAAGGACTGTTGGCGATAGCGAACGGGTATGTCTCTTTTTTACGGGGAACGCCGATTATTATGCATGTTATGCTGATTTATTTTGGTTTCCCGCTTCTTATCGATGCGGTAGCTGCGAAATTGGGAATTTCCGTGCAAACACAGCTTATTCCCATCAGCACATTTGTTCTGACAGCTCTTTCATTAAGTGCCGGTGCGTATTTATCGGAAGTCATTCGCTCCGGTATTTTAAGTATTCCGAAAGGGCAAGTGGAAGCGGCGTATTCTGTCGGGATGAACACGTTTCAAACGATGGTGCGCATCATTCTTCCACAGGCGCTGGCACAATCTATTCCTAATTTTACAAACATTTTTGTCGGTTTTTTGCATACATCATCCATTGCCTTCCTCGTCTCTCAAAAAGAACTGACGGGAGCGGCCAATATTGTTGCTTCTACTAACTTAAAGTTTCTCGAAGCGTACATCGCAGCGGGCATCATTTATTGGCTGGTCACCATTCTTGTTGAAGGGTTGTCGTCATTGGTGGAAAAAAGAGCCACATCCTATATGAGAGGAGGAGTCCGATGATTTATTTGCAGGGGATAAAAAAATCATTCCGAAATCAAGAAGTGTTAAAAGGAATCAATTTGACGATTGAAAAAGGGAAGGTTGTCACGATTCTCGGGCCAAGCGGCTCCGGAAAATCTACTCTGTTGCGATGCATAAATTTTCTCGAAAAACCGGATGAAGGAGTCGTGCAAATAGGGGATGTGAGAGTTGTAGCCAAAAAAGCGAACAAAAAAGATATTATGGCATTAAGAAAACAGTCCGCTATGGTTTTCCAGCATTATAATTTATTCGCTCATAAAACAGTGCTTGAAAATGTAATGGAAGGATTAAAAAAATGAAAAAAGCGGAAGCAAGGCAACGGAGCGAACAGGTGCTTGAACGAGTCGGATTGTCCGATAAATTGAATTATTTCCCGAGCCAGCTTTCTGGAGGGCAGCAGCAGCGTGTCGGCATTGCGCGTGCCCTTGCGTTAAATCCGGAAGTGATCCTTTTTGATGAGCCGACTTCCGCACTCGATCCTGAACTTGTCGGAGAAGTATTGGCCGTCATTAAAGACATTGCCAAGGAAGGCATTACAATGCTCATTGTGACACATGAAATGCAGTTTGCCCGCGAAGTATCGGATCAAGTGTTGTTTATGGATGGCGGAGTAATCGTTGAAAAAGGCACGCCGATGGAGATTTTTACAAACCCGAGAGAAGAACGGACCCGCAAGTTTTTAAAGAGAATTTCCGGGGGATTGCCTGTCCATTGGATTCAGAAAACAGCATATTAAAAAAGAAAGGAAGGATGGCCACATGACGGATCATGTACAGATACATGATATGCTGGATGAAGATAAAGAAGCGGTGCGGCAGCTTCTGATTGACAGTTACCGGCAGTATGAACGGGATTATCAAGATCCGAATGTGTGGTTTGATTATTTGGCGGATATTACAGCATCTGTTGATAACCCGAATGTCGATCGGATTTTGGTGGCGAAGAGCGGCAACGATATTCTCGGAACCCTTCAACTGTTTGACTCATCGGAGAAGGCATATGGCCGCCCGGAACTAAACATTTTTTCACCGATTGTGCGGCTGCTGGCTGTTCATCCGAAGGCAAGAGGGCGTGGCATTGCGCAAAAACTGTTGAAAGAAAGTATTCGGTACGCGCAATCCAAAGGGGCAGCCCACTTGTACTTGCATTCCAGCGATAAGATGCAAAAAGCGATACAGTTGTATGAATGGCTCGGATTTAAGCGGGATGAGTCAAAGGATTTTCAAAACCATGATATTTTAGTGAAATGCTACCGGTTTGATATTAAAAAGGAAGTGTCTGTTTATGAGTCAGTCTGATTTGGACGTGCGCTTAATGGAGATCCGGCGCCACTTTCATCAATATCCAGAATTGTCGGGTGAAGAGTTCGAAACAACGCAAACCATTCGTTCACTTTTAGAGCAAGCTGGCATTCCGATTTTAGACACGAGTCTCCCGACAGGAGTGGTAGCACAAATAAGCGGGAAAAAGCAAGATCCAATCATTGCTTTGCGCGCTGATATCGATGCCCTTCCCATTCAAGAAGAAACGGGTTTGCCTTACGCTTCGAAAATATCGGGAAAGATGCATGCCTGCGGTCACGATTTTCACACTGCCGCTTTAATTGGTGCGGCTTATTTGCTAAAGGAAGAAGAGAAAGCGTTAAATGGTTCGGTTCGCTTCATTTTTCAGCCATCTGAGGAGATTGGCGGGGGAGCGGAAAAAGTCATTGCCGCTGGTCACTTGGAAAAAGTGAAAGCGATTTTTGGTTTGCATAATAAACCGGATTTACCGGTTGGAACAATCGGTATTAAAAGCGGACCATTAATGGCGAGCGTTGACCGTTTTATCATTGAAGTGGAAGGGATTGGAACACACGCAGCGGCGCCCCATGCAGGCATTGATTCTATCGTCGTTGCCTCACATATTGTCATTGCTTTACAAACAATCGTCAGCCGGCAATTAAGTTCATTTGATCATGCGGTCATCAGTGTTGCCCACGTTTCGGCAGGGAATACGTGGAACGTCATTCCAGGAAATGCTTTTTTAGAAGGAACCGTTCGAACGTTTTCTGAGGAAACAAGGGAAAAGATTCCAAAGTGGATTCAACGAATCATTGCCGGTGTTGCCAATGCTTACGGTGCTCAAGCAACCCTTCGCTGGATGCCGGGGCCACCTCCTGTCCTCAATGATGAAAAGGCTGTTGAGCTATCTGTCCAAACGGCTGAGCAATTGGGACTTAATGTTGTTGAGCCAACGCCATCGATGGCGGGCGAGGATTTTGCTACCTATCAAAAGAAAATTCCGGGTTCGTTTGTGTTTATCGGGACTTCCGGAACACATGAATGGCATCATCCTGCTTTTACGTTGGATGAACGGGCTTTGCCTATTGCCGCACGTTATTTAGCAGAAGTGGCAAAAAAAGCGTTAAAACATTTTTAATGAAGCGGAAACGGGGTGTTTGGGGCAATGAAGAAATTATATGTATTGGCTTTATTCACGGTTTTATTTGGCATTTTAATAGGCTGCGGCAAAAACGAAGCATCTGATAATGGAAAGGATGCAAACGACCAAACCGGGGAGAAAACAGTAACATTAAAGATTGGAGCTTCATCGACACCACATGCGGAAATTCTTGAATTTATTAAACCAACGCTAGAGAAAGAAGGCATTGAGCTTGATATTAACGTCATTAACGATGGCATTCAAACGAATGAACAGACAGCAAATGGCGAGTTGGACGCTAATTATTTCCAGCATACTCCGTATTTAGAGCAGACAAATAAAGATAGCGGATTAAATCTTGTTAAAGTTGTCGGTGTTCACATTGAGCCATTTGGTGTATATTCCAAAAAAATCAAATCGATTAATGAACTTCCAAAAGGTGCAAAAATTGCGATTCCAAAGGATCCTGTTAACTTTTCCCGCGCTTTGCAATTGTTTGATGCCAACGGCATTATTGAGCTTAATAAGCCTTCCTCCGGCATCAATACAAGTAAAAATTATACGATACAAGATATTAAGAAAAATGATAAACAACTTCAATTTATTCCCGTTGATGGTCCGTTGCTAGTACGTGCGCTGGATGATGTCGAGGCTGCGGCAATCAATACGAACTATGCTTTAGAGGCTGGCCTTAAACCGAAAAAAGATGCCCTTATTATTGAAGGAGATCAATCCCCTTATGTCAACATTTTAGTAGCACGTCCAGACAATAAGGACTCAGATGTGATCCAAAAGCTAGCAAAAGCATTAACAAGTCCAGAAGTAAAGAAGTTTATTGAAGATAAATATGATGGAGCTGTTGTTCCGGCATTTTAAGACGGGGGGAGTAAAGTGATTGAGTTTCGAAATGTCTCTAAAATTTTTAAAAGCAAAACACGAACGGTCGAAGCGTTAAAAAATATCAATTTGACGATTGAGAAAGGAGACATTTTCGGCGTTATTGGTTTTAGCGGAGCGGGGAAAAGTACATTACTCCGGATGGTTAATTTGTTGGAAAAGCCGACTTCCGGACAAATTTTCGTCGATGGCCAAGATTTGTCAAAGCTATCGGAAAAAGAGCTGCGTCAAGCGAAAAAAAACATCGGAATGATTTTTCAGCATTTTAATTTACTAAGATCCAAAACCGTTTTTGATAATGTCGCGATGCCTCTTAAACTTAGGAAAACACCAAAATCTGTGATTGAAGAGCGTGTTAACGAATTGCTGCGTTTTGTCGATCTTTCTGATAAGGCAAACAGCTATCCAAATCA
Protein-coding regions in this window:
- a CDS encoding GNAT family N-acetyltransferase, whose product is MTDHVQIHDMLDEDKEAVRQLLIDSYRQYERDYQDPNVWFDYLADITASVDNPNVDRILVAKSGNDILGTLQLFDSSEKAYGRPELNIFSPIVRLLAVHPKARGRGIAQKLLKESIRYAQSKGAAHLYLHSSDKMQKAIQLYEWLGFKRDESKDFQNHDILVKCYRFDIKKEVSVYESV
- a CDS encoding MetQ/NlpA family ABC transporter substrate-binding protein, with the translated sequence MKKLYVLALFTVLFGILIGCGKNEASDNGKDANDQTGEKTVTLKIGASSTPHAEILEFIKPTLEKEGIELDINVINDGIQTNEQTANGELDANYFQHTPYLEQTNKDSGLNLVKVVGVHIEPFGVYSKKIKSINELPKGAKIAIPKDPVNFSRALQLFDANGIIELNKPSSGINTSKNYTIQDIKKNDKQLQFIPVDGPLLVRALDDVEAAAINTNYALEAGLKPKKDALIIEGDQSPYVNILVARPDNKDSDVIQKLAKALTSPEVKKFIEDKYDGAVVPAF
- a CDS encoding amidohydrolase, coding for MSQSDLDVRLMEIRRHFHQYPELSGEEFETTQTIRSLLEQAGIPILDTSLPTGVVAQISGKKQDPIIALRADIDALPIQEETGLPYASKISGKMHACGHDFHTAALIGAAYLLKEEEKALNGSVRFIFQPSEEIGGGAEKVIAAGHLEKVKAIFGLHNKPDLPVGTIGIKSGPLMASVDRFIIEVEGIGTHAAAPHAGIDSIVVASHIVIALQTIVSRQLSSFDHAVISVAHVSAGNTWNVIPGNAFLEGTVRTFSEETREKIPKWIQRIIAGVANAYGAQATLRWMPGPPPVLNDEKAVELSVQTAEQLGLNVVEPTPSMAGEDFATYQKKIPGSFVFIGTSGTHEWHHPAFTLDERALPIAARYLAEVAKKALKHF
- a CDS encoding amino acid ABC transporter permease is translated as MTIDIPFMWTAFKEIIKALPVTMMLTLIPLFVGFFIGLVVALIRVYKVKGLLAIANGYVSFLRGTPIIMHVMLIYFGFPLLIDAVAAKLGISVQTQLIPISTFVLTALSLSAGAYLSEVIRSGILSIPKGQVEAAYSVGMNTFQTMVRIILPQALAQSIPNFTNIFVGFLHTSSIAFLVSQKELTGAANIVASTNLKFLEAYIAAGIIYWLVTILVEGLSSLVEKRATSYMRGGVR
- a CDS encoding amino acid ABC transporter permease; its protein translation is MGKAFDITLVGEFLPQLVQYLGVTLQILAVSTVFGIVIGIAAAIPRLFRIPILSQLVVVYVSFIRGTPILIQLFLIFYGVPALFLLFDIDLTRMDPLYFVMITYSLSNGAVFSEIFRGAIQAIDYGQTEAAYSVGMSDSQTFFRIIIPQAIGIAFPNMANCIISSLKDTSLAFTIGVMDMVGRGETLIASTAHALEVYISLSIIYYIVVLVLEKLFRLFEKRVNRYKPDVVSSA